Proteins found in one Bacillus subtilis subsp. subtilis str. 168 genomic segment:
- the pfkA gene encoding 6-phosphofructokinase (Evidence 1a: Function from experimental evidences in the studied strain; PubMedId: 12450869, 12622823, 12682299, 19193632, 20473954, 22198292; Product type e : enzyme) codes for MKRIGVLTSGGDSPGMNAAVRAVVRKAIYHDVEVYGIYNGYAGLISGKIEKLELGSVGDIIHRGGTKLYTARCPEFKTVEGREKGIANLKKLGIEGLVVIGGDGSYMGAKKLTEHGFPCVGVPGTIDNDIPGTDFTIGFDTALNTVIDAIDKIRDTATSHERTYVIEVMGRHAGDIALWAGLAGGAESILIPEADYDMHEIIARLKRGHERGKKHSIIIVAEGVGSGVEFGKRIEEETNLETRVSVLGHIQRGGSPSAADRVLASRLGAYAVELLLEGKGGRCVGIQNNKLVDHDIIEILETKHTVEQNMYQLSKELSI; via the coding sequence ATGAAACGAATAGGGGTATTAACGAGCGGCGGGGATTCCCCGGGAATGAACGCAGCAGTTCGCGCAGTAGTCAGAAAAGCGATCTATCATGACGTTGAAGTTTACGGTATTTACAACGGATACGCGGGATTGATCAGCGGAAAGATTGAAAAGCTTGAACTCGGATCAGTAGGCGATATTATACATCGTGGAGGGACTAAGCTTTATACGGCGAGATGTCCTGAATTCAAAACAGTTGAAGGCCGTGAAAAAGGGATAGCAAACTTGAAGAAGCTTGGTATTGAAGGCCTTGTTGTTATCGGTGGAGACGGTTCCTATATGGGTGCGAAAAAATTAACGGAACACGGGTTTCCATGTGTAGGTGTACCGGGTACAATTGATAATGACATTCCGGGCACTGATTTTACAATCGGTTTCGATACAGCTTTAAATACAGTAATTGACGCAATTGATAAGATTCGCGATACAGCGACTTCTCATGAACGTACATATGTAATCGAAGTAATGGGCCGTCATGCCGGCGATATCGCATTGTGGGCCGGTCTTGCAGGGGGCGCAGAATCGATCTTAATCCCTGAGGCAGACTATGACATGCACGAAATCATTGCCCGCTTAAAACGCGGCCACGAACGCGGCAAGAAGCACAGTATTATTATTGTTGCCGAAGGTGTAGGCAGCGGTGTTGAATTCGGGAAACGCATTGAAGAAGAAACAAATCTTGAAACTAGGGTATCTGTATTGGGCCATATCCAGCGCGGAGGTTCTCCGAGTGCTGCTGACCGTGTGTTGGCAAGCCGTCTCGGCGCATATGCAGTTGAACTGCTGCTTGAAGGAAAAGGCGGACGCTGTGTAGGTATACAAAACAATAAGCTTGTAGACCATGATATTATAGAAATACTTGAGACAAAACACACAGTTGAGCAAAACATGTATCAGCTTTCAAAAGAACTGTCTATCTAA
- the accA gene encoding acetyl-CoA carboxylase (carboxyltransferase alpha subunit) (Evidence 2a: Function from experimental evidences in other organisms; PubMedId: 11133475, 12682299, 15066985; Product type e: enzyme) encodes MAPRLEFEKPVIELQTKIAELKKFTQDSDMDLSAEIERLEDRLAKLQDDIYKNLKPWDRVQIARLADRPTTLDYIEHLFTDFFECHGDRAYGDDEAIVGGIAKFHGLPVTVIGHQRGKDTKENLVRNFGMPHPEGYRKALRLMKQADKFNRPIICFIDTKGAYPGRAAEERGQSEAIAKNLFEMAGLRVPVICIVIGEGGSGGALGLGVGNHLHMLENSTYSVISPEGAAALLWKDSSLAKKAAETMKITAPDLKELGIIDHMIKEVKGGAHHDVKLQASYMDETLKQSLKTLLKLSEEELVQQRYEKYKAIGKVSVEDQYIGVN; translated from the coding sequence GTGGCTCCAAGATTAGAATTTGAAAAACCGGTGATTGAACTGCAAACCAAAATCGCCGAACTAAAAAAATTCACCCAAGATTCCGATATGGATCTAAGTGCGGAAATCGAACGGCTCGAAGACCGTCTCGCTAAGCTTCAGGATGATATTTACAAAAATTTGAAGCCGTGGGACCGGGTTCAAATCGCGCGTCTGGCGGACCGTCCGACAACTCTTGATTATATCGAACACCTGTTTACCGACTTTTTTGAATGTCACGGAGACAGAGCGTACGGGGACGATGAAGCCATTGTCGGCGGGATTGCGAAGTTCCACGGCCTCCCTGTAACGGTAATCGGGCATCAGCGCGGCAAAGACACGAAGGAAAACCTAGTCCGCAATTTTGGGATGCCGCATCCAGAAGGCTACAGAAAAGCGCTTCGTCTGATGAAACAGGCTGACAAATTTAACAGACCAATTATCTGTTTTATTGATACGAAGGGGGCATACCCTGGACGAGCAGCTGAAGAAAGAGGACAAAGTGAAGCTATTGCCAAAAACCTGTTTGAGATGGCCGGCCTTCGAGTGCCTGTTATCTGCATCGTCATTGGTGAAGGCGGAAGCGGCGGAGCCCTTGGTCTGGGTGTAGGCAATCACTTGCATATGCTGGAAAACTCTACTTATTCTGTTATTTCTCCGGAAGGTGCCGCGGCACTTTTATGGAAGGACTCCAGTCTTGCTAAAAAAGCAGCAGAAACAATGAAAATCACTGCGCCGGATTTAAAAGAATTAGGTATTATAGATCATATGATTAAAGAAGTAAAAGGCGGAGCGCACCATGATGTGAAGCTGCAGGCAAGCTATATGGACGAAACCCTTAAACAATCGTTAAAAACTTTACTGAAGCTGAGCGAAGAAGAATTAGTTCAGCAGCGTTATGAAAAATATAAAGCAATTGGCAAAGTCTCGGTTGAAGATCAATATATCGGGGTAAACTAA
- the accD gene encoding acetyl-CoA carboxylase (carboxyltransferase beta subunit) (Evidence 2a: Function from experimental evidences in other organisms; PubMedId: 11133475, 12682299, 14594796, 15066985; Product type e: enzyme), with protein sequence MLKDIFTKKKKYASVPSDQAKHDVPEGIMTKCPKCKKIMLTKELDKNMRVCMNCDYHFPMNAKQRIESLMDEQSFEEFNQGMLSENPLGFPGYLEKLEKDREKTSLNEAVVTGKGTIGGHPAVVAVMDSSFRMGSMGSVVGEKITLAIEKAKADKVPFIIFTASGGARMQEGVLSLMQMAKTSSALKLFSEEQGLIISVMTHPTTGGVSASFASLGDYNFAEPGALIGFAGRRIIEQTIGEKLPEDFQTAEFLLKHGQLDAVIHRDDMKKTLENLLDMHQTGGDIEWLQD encoded by the coding sequence TTGTTAAAGGATATATTCACGAAAAAGAAAAAGTATGCTTCCGTACCGTCTGATCAAGCGAAGCACGATGTTCCGGAAGGCATTATGACAAAATGTCCTAAGTGTAAAAAAATCATGCTCACTAAAGAGTTGGATAAAAATATGCGGGTATGCATGAACTGCGATTATCATTTCCCAATGAACGCAAAACAGCGTATCGAAAGCTTGATGGATGAACAATCCTTTGAGGAATTTAATCAGGGAATGCTCTCGGAAAATCCGCTTGGTTTCCCGGGATATCTGGAAAAGCTTGAAAAAGATCGCGAGAAAACATCCTTAAACGAGGCTGTTGTGACAGGCAAGGGCACCATCGGCGGACACCCGGCTGTTGTCGCCGTCATGGACTCTTCATTCAGAATGGGCAGCATGGGTTCAGTCGTCGGTGAAAAAATCACGCTTGCGATTGAAAAAGCAAAAGCTGATAAAGTTCCGTTTATTATTTTTACGGCTTCAGGCGGTGCTAGAATGCAGGAAGGCGTATTAAGTTTGATGCAGATGGCAAAGACAAGCTCTGCGTTAAAACTGTTCAGTGAAGAACAGGGTCTTATTATTTCAGTAATGACGCATCCGACTACCGGGGGCGTATCAGCAAGCTTTGCATCCCTTGGCGATTACAATTTCGCTGAGCCTGGCGCGCTGATCGGTTTTGCCGGAAGACGGATTATTGAACAGACAATAGGAGAAAAACTGCCTGAGGACTTCCAAACGGCTGAGTTTTTATTAAAACATGGACAGCTTGATGCGGTTATTCATCGCGACGATATGAAAAAAACGTTAGAAAATCTGCTGGATATGCATCAAACAGGAGGTGACATTGAGTGGCTCCAAGATTAG